A single window of Psychrobacter raelei DNA harbors:
- a CDS encoding cytochrome c1 — protein sequence MSALTKSLTGFGFGVALTLAATTSAQAAGGEGCGTFTNADGVEEHLACSTAPIDFANKGSLQRGATMFMNYCAGCHTAKYVRHSRIAQDLEIPPELVEKYLLVTSDQIGDQIDNGIDPEIQASWFGAPPPDLSLETRLRGDDWVYTYLLSFYEDPSRPWGANNLVLHNAAMPHVLMNLQNQLGEEEYRSRVGDLVNFMAWMAEPVREDRQRYGFFVIIFLLILLIPVYLLNKEFWKDVK from the coding sequence ATGAGTGCTTTAACTAAATCATTGACCGGCTTCGGATTTGGTGTTGCTTTAACACTAGCCGCCACTACCTCTGCGCAAGCAGCAGGTGGTGAAGGCTGCGGCACCTTTACCAACGCAGATGGTGTGGAAGAGCATTTAGCGTGTAGCACAGCTCCTATCGACTTTGCTAATAAAGGTTCTTTGCAGCGTGGTGCTACCATGTTCATGAACTACTGTGCAGGCTGTCATACGGCTAAATACGTGCGTCATTCACGTATTGCTCAAGACTTAGAGATTCCACCTGAATTGGTTGAGAAGTACTTATTGGTTACTTCAGATCAAATCGGTGATCAAATTGACAACGGTATTGACCCTGAAATCCAAGCCTCTTGGTTTGGCGCGCCACCACCTGATTTATCTTTAGAGACACGTCTACGTGGTGATGACTGGGTATACACATACCTACTTAGCTTCTATGAAGATCCTAGCCGTCCTTGGGGCGCGAACAACCTAGTGCTGCACAATGCTGCTATGCCTCACGTTTTGATGAACTTACAAAACCAGTTGGGCGAAGAAGAATACCGCAGCCGTGTGGGTGACCTCGTCAACTTTATGGCTTGGATGGCAGAGCCTGTTCGTGAAGACCGTCAACGCTATGGCTTCTTCGTGATTATCTTCTTGCTAATTTTATTAATCCCAGTTTACTTACTAAATAAAGAGTTCTGGAAAGACGTAAAATAG
- a CDS encoding cytochrome b — translation MSWVDARFPATETYEYHMSKYYAPKNFNFWYFFGVLSMIVLVNQLVTGIWLTMMFNPSAEGAFASVEYIMRDVKGGWLIRYMHSTGASAFFVVVYLHMFRGMLYGSYKKPRELIWLIGMGIYLCLMAEGFFGYLLPWGNMSFWGAQVILNLPAAIPVIGDGLAEWVRGDYLISGITLNRFFALHVVAIPLVLVGLVFIHLVALHHVGSNNPDGVDIKKLKDKNGVPLDGVPFHPYYTVHDLVGIVVFFIIFFAVIFFFPEGGGFFLEKPNFEVANSLKTPPHIAPVWYYTPFYAILRAVPDKLGGVIAMGGAIAMLFLLPWLDRSPVKSIRYKGILSKIALGIFVVSFLVLGYLGVAPATPVNTILGRIFTILYFLYFLLMPIYTSIETCKQPPERVTGGH, via the coding sequence ATGAGCTGGGTTGATGCCCGCTTCCCCGCGACTGAGACGTATGAATACCATATGTCGAAGTACTACGCACCAAAGAACTTCAACTTTTGGTATTTCTTCGGTGTTTTATCAATGATTGTGTTGGTCAACCAGTTAGTGACTGGTATTTGGCTGACCATGATGTTTAACCCAAGTGCTGAAGGCGCGTTTGCTTCTGTTGAATACATCATGCGTGATGTTAAAGGCGGCTGGTTGATTCGCTACATGCACTCTACCGGTGCTTCTGCCTTCTTCGTAGTGGTCTACCTGCATATGTTCCGCGGTATGCTCTATGGCTCATATAAGAAGCCTCGTGAGCTTATCTGGCTAATTGGTATGGGTATCTACCTATGTCTAATGGCAGAAGGCTTCTTCGGTTACCTACTTCCTTGGGGTAACATGTCATTTTGGGGTGCTCAGGTTATTCTTAACTTACCTGCAGCTATTCCTGTCATTGGTGACGGCCTTGCTGAATGGGTTCGTGGTGACTACCTAATCTCTGGTATTACTCTTAACCGTTTCTTCGCCCTACACGTTGTGGCCATTCCATTGGTATTAGTAGGCTTAGTATTCATTCACTTAGTGGCGCTACACCATGTGGGTTCAAACAACCCTGATGGTGTTGATATTAAGAAGCTAAAAGATAAAAACGGCGTACCTTTAGACGGTGTTCCATTCCACCCTTACTACACTGTGCATGACTTAGTGGGTATCGTGGTATTCTTTATCATCTTCTTTGCTGTTATCTTCTTCTTCCCAGAAGGTGGTGGTTTCTTCTTAGAAAAACCAAACTTCGAAGTGGCTAACTCATTGAAGACTCCGCCACACATTGCCCCAGTTTGGTACTACACGCCATTTTATGCAATTTTACGTGCAGTTCCTGATAAGTTAGGTGGTGTTATTGCGATGGGTGGTGCGATTGCCATGTTGTTCTTATTGCCATGGTTAGACCGTTCACCTGTGAAGTCTATTCGTTACAAAGGTATTTTATCTAAGATTGCGCTAGGTATCTTCGTAGTTAGCTTCTTAGTACTAGGTTACTTAGGTGTGGCACCTGCTACTCCAGTGAACACTATCCTAGGTCGTATCTTTACTATCTTGTACTTCTTATATTTCTTATTGATGCCTATTTATACGTCAATTGAGACATGTAAGCAGCCACCTGAACGCGTTACTGGAGGTCACTAA
- the petA gene encoding ubiquinol-cytochrome c reductase iron-sulfur subunit, with protein sequence MSHAEGVNIKRRRVLIASTAAIGAVGVASVATPFVRSWYPSAKAEAAGAAVTQDISAIEDGQMIVVKYRGKPIFVVKRTPEMLDNLTKVTPLLSDPQSEASVQPEYAKNETRSREPTVLVVEGVCTHLGCAPNYRPEVGAADLGGGDWFGGFFCPCHGSKYDLAGRVYSGVPAPLNLPIPDYSVDGPILTIGEA encoded by the coding sequence ATGAGCCATGCCGAAGGCGTCAACATAAAACGCCGTAGAGTTCTGATCGCTTCAACTGCCGCTATTGGCGCAGTAGGAGTTGCATCGGTGGCCACGCCATTTGTTCGCTCTTGGTATCCAAGTGCGAAGGCTGAAGCTGCAGGTGCTGCCGTTACCCAAGACATTAGTGCCATTGAAGATGGTCAAATGATTGTGGTGAAATATCGTGGTAAACCAATCTTCGTCGTCAAGCGTACTCCTGAGATGTTGGATAACTTAACTAAAGTAACGCCTTTATTAAGTGACCCACAATCTGAGGCTTCAGTGCAACCTGAATACGCCAAAAACGAAACCCGCTCACGTGAGCCTACTGTCTTGGTAGTAGAAGGTGTTTGTACCCATTTGGGCTGTGCACCAAACTATCGCCCAGAAGTAGGTGCAGCTGACTTAGGTGGTGGTGATTGGTTCGGTGGTTTCTTCTGCCCATGCCATGGTTCAAAATACGACCTAGCTGGACGCGTGTACAGCGGTGTACCTGCCCCACTAAACCTACCAATACCTGACTACAGTGTTGATGGTCCTATCTTAACTATTGGGGAGGCATGA
- the rpsI gene encoding 30S ribosomal protein S9: MERNYGTGRRKTSTARVFLSKGTGNIVVNGKPLDEYFGRETSRMVVRQPLELLDSAETYDIYATVKGGGINGQAGAIRHGITRALIESDETLKPALKEAGFVTRDSRQVERKKLGLRKARKRPQFSKR, encoded by the coding sequence ATGGAACGCAATTACGGAACTGGTCGTCGTAAAACGTCAACTGCCCGCGTCTTTTTATCAAAAGGTACTGGTAACATCGTTGTAAACGGCAAACCACTTGATGAGTATTTTGGTCGTGAAACTTCACGTATGGTTGTTCGTCAGCCACTAGAATTACTTGATTCAGCTGAAACTTATGATATCTATGCTACTGTTAAAGGTGGTGGTATCAATGGTCAAGCCGGTGCTATCCGTCATGGTATCACTCGCGCGCTAATCGAGTCTGACGAAACTTTAAAACCTGCTCTTAAAGAAGCTGGTTTTGTTACTCGTGACTCACGTCAAGTTGAACGTAAGAAATTGGGTCTACGCAAAGCGCGTAAACGTCCTCAATTCTCTAAACGTTAA
- the rplM gene encoding 50S ribosomal protein L13 gives MKTQSAKPAEVTHDWYIVDAEGKTLGRLATQIAARLRGKHKPSFTPHVDTGDYIVVINADKIAVTGKKAQDKKYYRHSGYPGGIKETNFTKLIAHKPEEVLLKAVKGMLPKGPLGYATIKKLKLYAGTEHPHAAQQPKELDI, from the coding sequence ATGAAAACACAAAGTGCAAAGCCCGCTGAGGTTACTCACGACTGGTATATCGTCGATGCTGAAGGTAAAACTTTAGGTCGTCTTGCCACTCAAATTGCTGCTCGCCTACGCGGTAAGCATAAGCCTTCTTTCACTCCGCATGTCGATACTGGCGATTATATCGTTGTTATCAATGCTGACAAGATTGCTGTAACTGGTAAGAAAGCCCAAGACAAAAAATACTATCGTCACAGTGGCTATCCTGGCGGCATTAAAGAGACTAACTTCACTAAGTTAATCGCTCATAAACCAGAAGAAGTTCTTTTGAAAGCCGTAAAAGGCATGTTACCTAAAGGCCCTCTTGGTTATGCTACTATTAAGAAGTTGAAGCTATATGCTGGTACAGAGCATCCACATGCCGCCCAGCAGCCTAAAGAACTAGACATCTAA
- the rsmD gene encoding 16S rRNA (guanine(966)-N(2))-methyltransferase RsmD, with product MSAKRQRPVKTARSKMSKQPVKHTAAKSSKSGVTGQVRIIGGQFKRQLVPFIDADGLRPSPDRLRETLFNWVQFELHDATVLDLCAGSGALGFEALSRGAHYVTFIELQPKQAALLGQTAERLKLPASSLAVHVGDALSLIPTLALKHRAASVAEQTNLQSSDNAFGYHLVFVDPPYDLELWVPLLTALIENKLVNKHTLFYLEDRREISQTLQGLAYNYTLLKETKMGQIFASLIQVQIEA from the coding sequence ATGAGTGCCAAGCGCCAACGCCCTGTTAAGACAGCCCGCTCGAAAATGAGCAAACAGCCTGTTAAACACACTGCTGCAAAATCTAGCAAAAGCGGTGTTACCGGTCAGGTGCGCATTATTGGCGGTCAATTTAAACGCCAATTGGTGCCCTTTATTGATGCCGATGGTCTACGGCCTAGCCCAGATAGATTGCGCGAGACTTTATTTAACTGGGTGCAATTTGAGCTCCATGATGCCACCGTGTTAGATCTGTGTGCCGGCAGCGGCGCATTGGGCTTTGAGGCCTTATCACGAGGCGCTCATTATGTCACTTTTATTGAGCTACAACCCAAGCAGGCCGCTTTACTTGGGCAAACTGCCGAGCGCTTAAAGCTGCCGGCATCAAGCCTAGCCGTACATGTGGGTGATGCCCTAAGCCTAATACCTACCTTAGCGCTCAAGCACCGTGCAGCAAGCGTAGCGGAGCAGACAAACTTGCAAAGTAGCGACAACGCTTTTGGCTATCATTTGGTGTTTGTCGATCCGCCTTACGACTTAGAGCTATGGGTACCTTTATTAACCGCCCTTATAGAAAATAAATTGGTCAATAAACATACTTTATTTTATTTAGAAGATAGGCGAGAGATTTCCCAAACCTTGCAAGGGTTAGCGTATAATTACACCCTTTTAAAAGAGACAAAAATGGGGCAGATTTTTGCCAGTTTAATTCAAGTACAAATAGAAGCCTAA